ACTACAAAAATGAGTACGATATGTAGAGGATATGAAAATAAGGAAAATACTTACAAACTCAAGATATGGTGCAACATAAATATTTTCTAGATATATGCCCCAGTGTCGGATACACTTTAACACCGATATACATATGAAATAAATTTTGGAGTAGTTATGCTTCATAGTTGGACAGTATTAAAGGCTAAAAGATCAGTGAGGGAAAGAGATTCTGATAAATCTCTCAAGTCATAAATCACCGTTGAAATCTCTAATGGATGGAAGGATCTAGAAACCTTCACCAATTTATCTTTCCATAAAGcattcaacaaaataaaacaaatcaaagacaCTTGAATCTACACATAACACATCAACCCTAAAATTTCACACAATGAGATTCAAATCTCATATTTGATCTTTCCAAGAAACACTTAAAATACAATTCACACAATCAAGAAAATTCTTACACACACAAACCAATTCTTATGGCAGTAGAACATTTTATTCTCTTACCTAATTGAGTTTAATGTGAGTTTAGATGGGGTGGGGGTGTTGGAATTGAAATCACCTAATACTTACAACTCAACACATAACATATAACAACACTAAATTATGTAAGAGCCTATGCTTAGTTTGCTGATCACATAGGCTTTCCCTCTCAGCTACTGAATCCTATCTAATAAAAACTACATACACATGTTTATAGTAAACTTTCATCATGTGTTCACTGAAGACATCGATTACTTCATATCAAGAAATCAGAAGAACTAGCTATATATCAAAACAGTAAACAGACAGGTGTCTGAACAAGAGATCAAGCTTATTAAAAGGAAGTCAAAGGAGTAGTAAAAGTACCGAGTAGTTATAATGAACATGTACACTCGAAGGAGCACTAGAAGAACCCGTCTGACGAGACTGAAACATATCAAACATTTTCCTAAGATCTTCAAATTGCTTTGCCAACTCATCTGTCCGCGCATTAGCTCGTGCAGCCTCTTCACGTGCAGCAGCAGCTTCAGCTCTGGCAGCCTCAATGGCTTGGTTATCTGCTTCTCTATTGGGGTTTGTAATTGACACTTGTGTTAAGAAGCTCACTCCATATCTTACGTTGTGCGCCAATTGTGCAACTCCATAACACCGCCCCCGTGTTTTACCTCCGGCAACATCTTTCCACATTTGTATTCTTGTTGAGCCATCTACATCGTTACCATTTTGTGTGGCTTGTGTAAGACTACTCACGTATGTTTCCTATACAACATAAGATTAATGTATCAAAGAATGCATACATCATAATCAGAATGCATGCTTCATAATCCGAAATGCAGAAAACAGAAATGTACACATTCAGAGCCAGTTTGAGAATTGGAATAAGTTTGTAGTAGGTATTGAAGCCTTAATGAACTTACATGTGTTGTCGCTGCACGCTCGTCAACCCACTCCCCATTCTTCTTTTTATGGGTGGCAATGAAGAGCTCATCCGGATGTGCGGGTCGCTTGAGTTTTTTAGCCTATAATTAAAGACAATATATATGGTCATGTATATTGGATATAATTATACTAACATATTTTAATTACAAATATAATACATACCAATTCAAGTGCAACATCATGGTGAGCTTTACGACCAGACGTATGGACTGCCCCACCTCTACTTGATGATCGGTTAGTCTTATTTTGTTTGGAGACATCTTTGAACTCTTTTGTCTGCCACTTCTCAAGAAGAAACACCCATGTATCTACGCCCATCCAAGGCGGCTTGCACGCCTTCTCTTTAGCCTTTTGCAATATATCACGCAGTCGTGCAGCACATCTTTTATGAAACAAGTCTTCCATTTTAGCATCATCGCAACGGTCCCAGCTTACAAGCGACTGATAAAgatacaaataataaattaaactcaAATATACATTATAATCAAACTAGTAAGAAAGAAATTACATGTCTTACTTTAAACATATTGAACCATTCCTTTCtctccttttctcttttctcGCGTTTAAGCtcactataattaaaaaaagtacCACGGTAAAGCTTTTCTATAACTTTTCTGCACATTTCGGCAACAAGATCACCTGGACTTAACCTACAAAGTAAAATGTTCGTTAATTAAAACACATATATAACCAATAAACCATGTATTAAATCAACAGGGCATTGAATTAACTGCAATGCTATTTCTTTATAGCTAGGCATCTGTTACATGTTCTTAATAAGACCTCTGAATTGTGTGCTTTAATGTGCAATTGGCTGAACGCAAATTGTGTTATACACAGGAAGATTGGCAATTGAATTGACTGTAATGCTATACATAGGCAGAACACTGTAATGATTTTAACAGATACAAATTAATAAACAGCAGGCAGCCAATAGTATAAATAAGTCCCTAGTATAAGTCCCTAGCAAAACATTGTAATGATTCTAACATATACAAACTAATAAACAGTAGGCAGCCAATAGTATAAATAAGTCCCTATTATAAGTCCCTAGCAAAACACTGTAATGATTCTAACAGATTGTGTCTTATGACATGTCGATTGAACACTTATATAATAAGTCCCTTGTATAAATAAGAGCATAATTGTTCGTAAATAAGCTATAGAATATTTTTACAGCAGGCAGCCAATATTGATAAACTACATAGTTATTAAAGGAATTGGAATTGGATTCCTGTGATATTGAAAGTATAACTTGCTGTGTTTTCTAATCTTCATATCTTATAAAGTGAAATATAATACATGAACACACACAGATGGAATTGGATTCCTGTGATACCAGAATTGCACAAGAAATATATACAATGAATATAAACACAAACTACACACTTATGTAATGATCAACAAAGGTAATTTATTTAAAGCGTGCTTACGCAGTATCTTCCACAATATAGATCTTCGGTCTTTGCCCATCtacttgttcttcttgttcctcATTAGAAAGTGCTTGGTCCCCCTCTTCTTCAACACCCTCTTCTGTGGTGTGATGGGGAGGACTTTGCAAAACACGATGAGTATATCCCGGGGTAGGAATAAATCTGAATTCCTCAGAAGTCGGTATTGATGGTTGAGGATGATCAGTAGGTGGCGGTGTTGGGTTTGTCTGAATCGGTGGTGGTGTTGAGTTTGTCTGAGTCGTTGAAGTAGGATGGGAAGGAGGCGGTGTTGGGTTTGTCTGAATCGGTGGTGGTGTTGGGTTTGTCTGAATCGGTGGTGGTGTTGGGTTTGTCTGAGTAATTGAAGTAGGACGGGAAGGAGGCGGTGTTGGGTTTTTCCGAGTCTTTGATGGAGGCTGCCAAGGTGGTGGTGTTGGATGTGTTTGAATCGGTGGTGGTGTTTTAGTTGTCTGAATTAGTGGTGGATGTTTTCTCTGAGTAGGTGGTGGTGGTGGGTTCTTTGAACCAGGTTTCATATGGACCGTGCGAGAATTCTTTATAGCAATACTTCCAGGTGGAATTTGTCGTTGACGGCATAACCTGTCAACAAAACTTTTGTACACAATAGACATTATCATTAACATTAGCAAAAATGcatcaaaaaatattaaattgcaAAGATACCAACTAGTGAAAAGGTTAAGCCATCTTACTTAGTCGTTCCCGATGGTGCTTTTCTCTTTCCGTTTTGTCCAGTCATTTGAATAA
The Vicia villosa cultivar HV-30 ecotype Madison, WI linkage group LG6, Vvil1.0, whole genome shotgun sequence genome window above contains:
- the LOC131613152 gene encoding uncharacterized protein LOC131613152; its protein translation is MSIVYKSFVDRLCRQRQIPPGSIAIKNSRTVHMKPGSKNPPPPPTQRKHPPLIQTTKTPPPIQTHPTPPPWQPPSKTRKNPTPPPSRPTSITQTNPTPPPIQTNPTPPPIQTNPTPPPSHPTSTTQTNSTPPPIQTNPTPPPTDHPQPSIPTSEEFRFIPTPGYTHRVLQSPPHHTTEEGVEEEGDQALSNEEQEEQVDGQRPKIYIVEDTALSPGDLVAEMCRKVIEKLYRGTFFNYSELKREKREKERKEWFNMFKSLVSWDRCDDAKMEDLFHKRCAARLRDILQKAKEKACKPPWMGVDTWVFLLEKWQTKEFKDVSKQNKTNRSSSRGGAVHTSGRKAHHDVALELAKKLKRPAHPDELFIATHKKKNGEWVDERAATTHETYVSSLTQATQNGNDVDGSTRIQMWKDVAGGKTRGRCYGVAQLAHNVRYGVSFLTQVSITNPNREADNQAIEAARAEAAAAREEAARANARTDELAKQFEDLRKMFDMFQSRQTGSSSAPSSVHVHYNYSEDEEEDEDVAADDHDQ